The following nucleotide sequence is from Kineobactrum salinum.
TGAACCAGCAGATGTGGAATGATCCCGCCACGCTGGCCAACGTGGCCACCCTGCAACAGCGCGGCATGCATTTTGTCGGCCCCGCCGCCGGAGTCCAGGCCTGCGGTGACGTCGGCCCCGGGCGGATGGAAGAACCCGCTGCAATTGCGCAACACGCCGCCGCACTGTTTGACAGCGGCCTGCTCGCCGGCCAACGGGTGGTGATTACTGCAGGTCCGACGCGGGAAGCACTGGATCCGGTGCGCTACATTTCCAACCACAGCTCGGGCCGGATGGGTTTTGCGCTGGCCCGGGCCGCTGTGGATGCCGGTGCCCGCACCACCTTGGTCAGTGGCCCGGTGCAACTGGCAACGCCGGCCCACGTGCGGCGCGTCGATGTCGAGAGTGCCCAGCAGATGCTCGACCAGTGCCTGGAGCTGTTGCCCGAATGCGATATCTTCATTGCCTGCGCCGCAGTGGCAGACTACCGGCCCGCAACGTTCGCAAGCCAGAAGATCAAGAAGGGGGCCGAGCGGTCGAGCCTGGAACTCGTCCGCAATCCCGACATTGTCGCCACCGTGGCGGCCAGTTCTGCAGCCCCCTTTACTGTTGGCTTCGCCGCCGAAACCAGCAAGCTGCTGGAGTACGCCCAGGCCAAGATGGAGAACAAACAGCTCGACATGATAGTGGCAAATGACGTGGCCGGGGCCGGCATAGGCTTCAACAGTGACGAAAATGCCGCTACTGTGCTCTGGCCTGGCGGCAGCGAGGTCCTGGAGC
It contains:
- the coaBC gene encoding bifunctional phosphopantothenoylcysteine decarboxylase/phosphopantothenate--cysteine ligase CoaBC, coding for MAHLFNRNVLLGISGGIAAYKSAELVRQLRELGAEVRVIMTRGAQEFITPLTLQALSGKPVHTELLDAEAELGMGHIELARWADLLLVAPATADLLARLAAGRADDLLTTVALATAAPRLLAPAMNQQMWNDPATLANVATLQQRGMHFVGPAAGVQACGDVGPGRMEEPAAIAQHAAALFDSGLLAGQRVVITAGPTREALDPVRYISNHSSGRMGFALARAAVDAGARTTLVSGPVQLATPAHVRRVDVESAQQMLDQCLELLPECDIFIACAAVADYRPATFASQKIKKGAERSSLELVRNPDIVATVAASSAAPFTVGFAAETSKLLEYAQAKMENKQLDMIVANDVAGAGIGFNSDENAATVLWPGGSEVLEQASKLNIARRIIALIAKQMKNSSE